One Streptomyces sp. B21-105 genomic region harbors:
- a CDS encoding ABC transporter ATP-binding protein yields the protein MNAPGGSLLVAEDLRKAYGPTMALDGAEFSIHPGEVVAVMGPSGSGKSTLLHCLAGIVTPDSGSIMYDGHDLATMNDAQRSRLRRTEFGFVFQFGQLVPELTCVENVALPLRLNGAPRKQAERTALAWMERLEVADLGRKRPGEVSGGQGQRVAVARSLVTSPRVLFADEPTGALDSLNGERVMELLTEAARTANAAVVLVTHEARVAAYSDREIVVRDGKSRDMERVI from the coding sequence GTGAACGCCCCCGGGGGGTCCCTGCTCGTCGCCGAGGACCTGCGCAAGGCCTACGGCCCGACGATGGCGCTGGACGGCGCCGAGTTCTCCATCCACCCCGGCGAGGTCGTCGCGGTGATGGGCCCGTCCGGTTCCGGCAAGTCGACCCTGCTGCACTGCCTCGCCGGCATCGTGACGCCCGACTCCGGATCGATCATGTACGACGGCCACGACCTCGCCACGATGAACGACGCCCAGCGCAGCCGGCTGCGACGCACGGAGTTCGGGTTCGTGTTCCAGTTCGGCCAGCTCGTCCCCGAGCTGACCTGCGTGGAGAACGTGGCGCTGCCGCTGCGGCTGAACGGCGCTCCGCGCAAGCAGGCCGAGCGCACCGCGCTCGCCTGGATGGAACGGCTGGAGGTCGCCGACCTCGGCCGCAAGCGGCCCGGTGAGGTGTCCGGCGGGCAGGGGCAGCGGGTCGCCGTGGCGCGCTCGCTGGTCACCAGCCCCCGTGTGCTGTTCGCCGACGAACCGACCGGCGCACTGGACTCACTCAACGGCGAGCGCGTGATGGAGCTGCTCACCGAGGCCGCCCGGACGGCCAACGCGGCCGTCGTCCTCGTCACGCACGAAGCCCGGGTCGCCGCCTACTCGGACCGCGAGATCGTCGTCCGGGACGGTAAGTCGCGGGACATGGAGCGGGTCATATGA
- a CDS encoding PadR family transcriptional regulator, whose product MSIGHTLLGLLESGPRHGYDLKRAFDEKFGHDRPLHYGQVYSTMSRLLKNGLVEVDGIEAGGGPERKRYAITDAGITDVERWLATPEKPEPYLQSTLYTKIVLALLTGRDAADILDEQRAEHLRSMRILTDRKRKGDLADQLICDHALFHLEADLRWLELTAARLDRLKATVTA is encoded by the coding sequence ATGTCCATCGGTCACACCCTTCTGGGACTCCTGGAGTCCGGACCCCGCCACGGCTACGACCTCAAGCGGGCCTTCGACGAGAAGTTCGGTCATGACCGGCCGCTGCACTACGGCCAGGTCTATTCGACGATGTCGCGCCTGCTGAAGAACGGGCTCGTCGAGGTCGACGGCATCGAGGCCGGCGGCGGCCCCGAACGCAAGCGGTACGCGATCACCGACGCCGGGATCACCGACGTCGAACGGTGGCTCGCCACGCCCGAGAAGCCCGAGCCGTACCTGCAGTCCACGCTCTACACGAAGATCGTCCTCGCGCTGCTCACCGGCCGCGACGCCGCCGACATCCTCGACGAGCAGCGCGCGGAGCACCTGCGCAGCATGCGGATCCTGACCGACCGCAAGCGCAAGGGCGACCTGGCCGACCAGCTGATCTGCGACCACGCCCTGTTCCACCTCGAGGCCGACCTGCGCTGGCTGGAACTGACCGCCGCGCGCCTCGACAGGCTGAAGGCCACGGTGACCGCGTGA
- a CDS encoding SPFH domain-containing protein, translated as MSAHDPSATAEHTDAIDTVDAPDMPAPRVHEFPAHSVGGGVALLLGLLGLLAGGGMIAAGAAATAGGLKAALVALGIVVAVAAFLAMCGLNTVAPGEARVVQLFGRYRGTIREDGLRWVNPFTSRAKISTRVRNHETAVLKVNDAYGNPIELAAVVVWNVKDTAQASFEVDDFLEFVATQTEAAVRHIAIEYPYDSHDENGLSLRGNAEEITEKLAVELHARVEAAGVRIIESRFTHLAYAPEIASAMLQRQQAGAVVAARREIVDGAVGMVEAALGRIAEQGIVELDEERKAAMVSNLMVVLCGDRSPQPVLNTGTLYQ; from the coding sequence ATGTCCGCGCACGACCCTTCGGCCACCGCCGAGCACACCGACGCCATCGACACCGTCGACGCGCCCGACATGCCCGCCCCGCGCGTGCACGAGTTCCCCGCACACAGCGTGGGCGGCGGGGTCGCGCTGCTGCTCGGCCTGCTCGGCCTGCTGGCCGGCGGCGGGATGATCGCCGCGGGCGCCGCGGCGACCGCGGGCGGCCTCAAGGCCGCGCTCGTCGCCCTCGGCATCGTGGTCGCCGTGGCCGCGTTCCTCGCCATGTGCGGACTGAACACGGTCGCGCCGGGCGAGGCCCGCGTGGTGCAGCTCTTCGGCCGCTACCGCGGCACCATCCGCGAGGACGGACTGCGCTGGGTGAACCCGTTCACCTCGCGCGCGAAGATCTCCACCCGGGTCCGTAACCACGAGACGGCCGTGCTCAAGGTCAACGACGCCTACGGCAACCCGATCGAGCTCGCCGCGGTCGTGGTGTGGAACGTGAAGGACACCGCGCAGGCCTCCTTCGAGGTGGACGACTTCCTGGAGTTCGTCGCCACCCAGACCGAGGCTGCCGTGCGCCACATCGCCATCGAGTACCCCTACGACTCGCACGACGAGAACGGGCTCTCGCTGCGCGGCAACGCAGAGGAGATCACCGAGAAGCTGGCCGTGGAGCTCCACGCGCGCGTGGAGGCGGCCGGCGTGCGGATCATCGAGTCCCGCTTCACCCACCTCGCGTACGCTCCCGAGATCGCCTCGGCGATGCTCCAGCGCCAGCAGGCGGGCGCGGTGGTCGCGGCCCGGCGGGAGATCGTGGACGGGGCGGTGGGGATGGTCGAGGCCGCGCTCGGCCGGATCGCCGAGCAGGGCATCGTGGAACTGGACGAGGAGCGGAAGGCGGCGATGGTGTCCAACCTGATGGTGGTGCTGTGCGGGGACCGGTCACCCCAGCCGGTGCTGAACACCGGCACCCTCTACCAGTGA